Proteins from a genomic interval of Haloplasma contractile SSD-17B:
- a CDS encoding YneF family protein: MEPLWLVIVLIVVALIVGVILGFLIARRYMVKYLKENPPISEDMIRVMMSQMGQTPSEKKVRQVMRSMNGQIGKK, from the coding sequence ATGGAACCATTGTGGTTAGTAATCGTACTAATTGTTGTAGCATTAATTGTAGGAGTAATTTTAGGATTTTTAATAGCACGTAGGTACATGGTTAAATATCTTAAAGAAAATCCACCGATTTCAGAAGACATGATTCGCGTTATGATGAGTCAAATGGGGCAAACTCCTTCAGAGAAAAAAGTGCGCCAAGTTATGCGATCAATGAACGGTCAAATAGGAAAAAAATAA